In the Pseudomonas orientalis genome, one interval contains:
- a CDS encoding YbaY family lipoprotein — MKKIILLGLTALLGACQSMPPAPKASLDGEVFYLQRIALPPTATLSVSLQDVSLMDAPAVVLAEQKGPIKGQVPLPFHLSYDPAQVKPGHSYSVSARIEVDGKLLFITTQRHAVQLNGQDPQPLRLRVDAAAH; from the coding sequence ATGAAAAAGATCATCCTCCTGGGCCTCACCGCCCTGCTCGGAGCCTGCCAATCCATGCCCCCCGCCCCAAAGGCAAGCCTCGACGGCGAAGTGTTCTACCTGCAACGCATCGCACTGCCGCCGACCGCCACCCTGAGCGTCAGCCTGCAGGATGTGTCCTTGATGGATGCTCCCGCCGTGGTCCTGGCCGAACAGAAAGGCCCGATCAAGGGCCAGGTGCCGCTGCCGTTTCACCTGAGCTACGACCCGGCGCAGGTCAAGCCAGGTCACAGCTACTCGGTCAGCGCTCGCATCGAGGTAGATGGCAAGCTACTGTTCATCACCACGCAGCGGCACGCGGTACAACTCAACGGCCAAGACCCACAGCCACTGCGCTTGCGTGTCGACGCGGCAGCCCACTGA
- a CDS encoding DUF4197 domain-containing protein yields the protein MLRNPLRLTALFAGLLLGANAMALDLGSLSQGDASGGLKDALTQGAQIAVKQLGTPGGFSNNPDVKIGLPGKLGKVADKLKMFGMGDQVTQLETSMNKAAETAVTQAQPILVNAVKNMSVTDAKGILAGGQDSATQYLNKSSREQIRAKFLPIVKAATDKVGVAQQYNALAGKAAAFGAVDAKSANVENYVTEQALDGLFKMIAQQEETIRKNPAAAATSLAKKVFGAL from the coding sequence ATGCTCCGTAACCCTCTTCGCCTCACCGCCCTGTTCGCGGGCCTGCTGCTGGGCGCCAACGCCATGGCGCTGGACCTTGGCAGCCTGTCCCAGGGCGACGCCAGCGGTGGCCTCAAGGACGCCTTGACCCAAGGCGCACAGATCGCTGTGAAACAACTGGGCACGCCCGGCGGTTTCAGCAATAACCCCGACGTGAAGATCGGCCTGCCGGGCAAGCTGGGCAAGGTCGCCGACAAGCTGAAGATGTTCGGCATGGGCGATCAGGTCACCCAGCTGGAAACCAGTATGAACAAAGCCGCGGAAACCGCCGTGACCCAGGCTCAGCCGATTCTGGTCAATGCCGTGAAAAACATGAGCGTGACCGATGCCAAAGGCATCCTCGCCGGTGGCCAGGACTCCGCTACCCAGTACCTGAACAAGAGCAGTCGCGAACAAATCCGCGCCAAGTTCCTGCCCATCGTCAAGGCCGCCACCGACAAAGTCGGCGTGGCCCAGCAGTACAACGCCCTGGCCGGCAAGGCGGCGGCGTTTGGCGCAGTGGATGCCAAAAGCGCCAATGTTGAAAACTACGTGACCGAACAGGCGCTGGACGGCTTGTTCAAGATGATTGCGCAGCAGGAAGAAACGATTCGCAAGAATCCGGCAGCTGCCGCCACCAGCCTTGCCAAGAAAGTGTTCGGCGCCCTGTAA
- a CDS encoding cold-shock protein → MTTRETGNVKWFNDAKGYGFIQREDGKDVFVHYRAIRGDGHRSLAEGQQVEYAVVTGEKGLQAEDVVGL, encoded by the coding sequence ATGACAACGCGCGAAACCGGCAATGTGAAGTGGTTCAACGATGCCAAGGGCTACGGCTTTATCCAGCGTGAAGATGGCAAGGATGTGTTCGTGCACTACCGCGCCATTCGCGGTGACGGGCACCGCTCGTTGGCCGAGGGCCAGCAGGTGGAGTACGCCGTGGTGACGGGCGAGAAGGGCTTGCAGGCGGAGGATGTGGTGGGCCTGTAA
- the plsB gene encoding glycerol-3-phosphate 1-O-acyltransferase PlsB, translated as MTRSPFRRLVFGTLRRLLYLWVRSETINQSSLTLNLDRSRPVFYVLQSPSLTELAVVDAECTKAGLPRPVLPVSVGPLMEPAAFFYLTPDPDWLGRQDKRGAPPTLTRLVNTLSEHAEENAQIIPVSVFWGQSPESESSPWKLLFADSWAVTGRLRRLLSILILGRKTRVQFSAPINLRELIEHNKGHERTVRMAQRVLRVHFRNLKTAVIGPDLSHRRNLVKGLVNMPLVRQAIADEAERENISPEKAKALALRYGNEIASDYTYTAIRFLEVVLSWFWNKIYDGIKVNNIEGVQQVAQGYEVIYVPCHRSHIDYLLLSYLLFKNGLTPPHIAAGINLNMPVIGSLLRRGGAFFMRRTFKGNPLYTSVFNEYLHTLFTKGFPVEYFVEGGRSRTGRMLQPKTGMLAITLRSFLRSSRMPIVFVPVYIGYERVLEGRTYLGELRGASKKKESIFDIFKVVGALKQRFGQVAVNFGEPIKLAEFLDNEQPDWRTQELAPNYKPAWLNETTHRLSEKVARHLNEAAAVNPVNLVALALLSTTRLALDEQAMARQLDLYLALLRRVPYSPHTTLPDGDGLALIKHVKDMDLLSEQSDALGKIVYLDEQNAVLMTYYRNNVLHIFALPALLASFFQSSSRMSREQILRYTQALYPYLQSELFIRWSLQELDAVVDQWLEAFVEQGLLRFENNVYLRPAPSSRHFVLLTLLSKSIAQTLQRFYMAISLLLNSGQNSISAEELEDLCTIMAQRLSILHGLNAPEFFDKSLFRHFIQTLLEQDVLRRDETGKLSYHDLLGELAEGAAKRVLPADIRLSIRQVALHRVDGAAEQPVEPAQTR; from the coding sequence ATGACCCGCTCCCCGTTCCGCCGTCTGGTGTTTGGCACCTTGCGCCGACTGCTGTACCTCTGGGTTCGCTCGGAGACGATCAACCAGTCGTCCCTAACCCTCAACCTGGACCGCAGCCGGCCGGTGTTCTACGTCCTGCAATCGCCCTCCCTGACCGAATTGGCCGTGGTCGATGCCGAGTGCACCAAGGCCGGCCTGCCGCGCCCGGTGCTGCCGGTATCGGTGGGCCCGTTGATGGAGCCCGCAGCGTTCTTTTACCTGACACCGGACCCGGACTGGCTCGGCCGCCAGGACAAGCGCGGCGCACCGCCCACCCTGACGCGCCTGGTCAACACACTGAGCGAGCATGCCGAAGAGAATGCACAAATCATTCCGGTCAGCGTGTTCTGGGGCCAATCCCCCGAAAGCGAGTCGAGTCCCTGGAAGCTGTTGTTCGCCGACAGCTGGGCGGTCACCGGGCGTCTGCGCCGCTTGTTGAGCATCCTGATCCTCGGTCGCAAGACCCGCGTGCAATTCTCTGCGCCCATCAACTTGCGTGAATTGATCGAGCACAATAAAGGGCACGAACGCACCGTAAGAATGGCCCAACGCGTCCTGCGTGTGCACTTTCGTAACCTGAAGACCGCCGTGATCGGCCCCGACCTGTCCCACCGCCGCAACCTGGTCAAGGGTCTGGTCAATATGCCGCTGGTGCGCCAGGCCATCGCCGATGAAGCCGAGCGCGAGAACATTTCGCCGGAAAAAGCCAAGGCCCTGGCCCTGCGCTATGGCAACGAAATCGCCTCCGACTACACCTACACGGCGATCCGTTTCCTGGAAGTGGTGCTGAGCTGGTTCTGGAACAAGATCTACGACGGCATCAAGGTCAATAACATCGAGGGCGTGCAACAGGTTGCCCAAGGCTACGAAGTAATCTACGTGCCGTGCCACCGCAGCCATATCGACTACCTGCTGCTGTCGTACCTGCTGTTCAAGAACGGCCTGACTCCGCCGCACATCGCCGCCGGCATCAACCTGAACATGCCCGTGATCGGCAGCCTGTTGCGCCGTGGCGGTGCGTTTTTCATGCGCCGCACCTTCAAGGGCAATCCGCTGTACACCTCGGTGTTCAACGAATACCTGCACACCCTGTTTACCAAGGGTTTCCCGGTGGAGTACTTCGTCGAAGGTGGACGCTCGCGCACCGGGCGCATGCTGCAGCCGAAAACCGGGATGCTGGCGATCACCCTGCGCAGTTTCCTGCGCTCTTCGCGCATGCCCATCGTGTTCGTCCCGGTGTACATCGGTTACGAACGTGTGCTGGAAGGCCGCACCTATCTCGGCGAGCTGCGCGGTGCGAGCAAGAAGAAAGAGTCGATCTTCGATATTTTCAAAGTGGTGGGCGCGCTCAAGCAGCGCTTCGGCCAGGTCGCGGTCAACTTCGGCGAACCGATCAAGCTGGCGGAGTTTCTCGACAACGAGCAACCGGACTGGCGCACCCAGGAACTGGCCCCGAACTACAAGCCGGCGTGGCTCAATGAAACCACCCACCGCCTCAGCGAAAAGGTGGCCCGCCACCTGAACGAAGCCGCAGCGGTGAACCCGGTGAACCTGGTAGCGTTGGCGCTGCTGTCGACCACACGCCTGGCGCTGGATGAACAGGCGATGGCCCGTCAGTTGGACCTGTACCTGGCGCTGCTGCGCCGAGTGCCCTATTCACCCCACACCACCCTGCCGGACGGCGATGGCCTGGCACTGATCAAGCACGTCAAGGACATGGACCTGCTGTCGGAACAAAGCGATGCCCTGGGCAAAATTGTCTATCTGGATGAGCAAAATGCCGTCCTGATGACCTATTACCGCAACAACGTGCTGCACATCTTCGCCCTGCCGGCTCTGCTGGCGAGCTTCTTCCAGAGCAGTTCACGGATGAGCCGCGAGCAGATCCTGCGCTACACCCAGGCGCTCTATCCGTACCTGCAATCGGAGCTGTTTATCCGCTGGTCACTGCAGGAGCTGGATGCAGTGGTCGACCAGTGGCTGGAGGCCTTTGTCGAACAGGGCCTGCTGCGCTTCGAAAACAATGTGTACCTGCGCCCGGCGCCGAGCTCGCGGCATTTTGTACTGCTGACGCTGCTGTCCAAGAGCATCGCCCAGACCCTGCAACGCTTCTACATGGCGATTTCGCTGCTGCTCAACAGTGGCCAGAACAGCATCAGCGCCGAAGAGCTGGAAGACCTGTGCACGATCATGGCCCAACGCCTGTCGATCCTGCATGGCCTCAATGCCCCGGAATTTTTCGACAAGAGCCTTTTCCGACATTTCATCCAGACCTTGCTGGAGCAAGATGTGCTGCGCCGCGATGAAACCGGCAAGCTGAGTTATCACGATCTGCTCGGCGAACTGGCGGAAGGCGCGGCGAAGCGCGTACTGCCGGCGGACATTCGTCTGTCGATTCGCCAGGTAGCATTGCATCGCGTCGATGGCGCGGCCGAGCAGCCAGTGGAACCCGCGCAGACCCGCTAG